In Bacillus sp. SB49, a single window of DNA contains:
- the prfB gene encoding peptide chain release factor 2 (programmed frameshift), whose protein sequence is MDMAEIRHELDNTAKRLADFRGSLDVDHKKTRIAELEEQMTEPGFWDDQNTAQKVIDEVNGLKGLVHTLEAHEESHENLEVSYELVKEEADEELLEDLIQEVQQLSKDLNEYELNILLSEPYDKNNAILELHPGAGGTESQDWASLLLRMYTRWAEKKGFSVSTMDYLPGEEAGVKSVTLLIKGHNAYGYLKAEKGVHRLVRISPFDSSGRRHTSFVSCEVMPEFNDEVEIDVKTEDLKIDTYRSSGAGGQHVNTTDSAVRITHLPTNTVVTCQSERSQIKNREQAMKMLKAKLYQLEIERQQQELDDIRGEQKEIGWGSQIRSYVFHPYSMVKDHRTNIENGNTQAVMDGDLDKFINAYLRSQMDK, encoded by the exons ATGGATATGGCAGAAATTCGCCACGAGTTAGATAATACAGCTAAGAGATTAGCGGACTTCAGGGGGTCTCTT GACGTCGATCATAAGAAGACCCGCATTGCAGAATTAGAGGAACAAATGACAGAGCCTGGTTTTTGGGACGACCAAAACACGGCTCAAAAAGTCATTGACGAGGTGAACGGGCTGAAAGGTTTAGTCCACACACTGGAAGCACACGAGGAATCCCACGAAAACCTTGAAGTTTCCTATGAGCTTGTAAAAGAGGAAGCGGATGAGGAACTGCTGGAAGATCTTATACAAGAAGTCCAGCAGCTCTCTAAGGATTTGAACGAGTATGAGCTTAACATTTTGCTCAGCGAGCCTTATGACAAAAATAATGCGATTCTCGAACTTCATCCCGGTGCAGGTGGAACAGAGTCACAAGACTGGGCGAGCCTTCTGCTGCGTATGTACACCAGGTGGGCAGAGAAGAAAGGTTTTTCCGTCAGTACGATGGATTACCTTCCGGGAGAAGAAGCTGGTGTCAAGAGTGTCACGCTTCTTATTAAAGGTCATAATGCGTACGGCTACTTGAAAGCGGAAAAAGGCGTTCATCGCCTTGTACGGATATCTCCGTTCGATTCCTCGGGCCGTCGTCACACATCTTTCGTATCGTGCGAAGTAATGCCGGAATTCAATGACGAAGTGGAAATCGATGTGAAAACAGAAGATCTTAAGATCGATACGTATCGTTCCAGTGGTGCCGGCGGGCAGCACGTTAACACAACAGATTCCGCTGTCCGGATTACCCACCTGCCAACGAATACAGTTGTAACCTGTCAGTCTGAGCGTTCTCAGATCAAAAACCGTGAGCAGGCGATGAAGATGTTGAAGGCAAAGCTCTATCAACTTGAGATTGAGCGTCAGCAGCAGGAGCTAGACGATATTCGTGGAGAACAGAAAGAAATCGGCTGGGGAAGTCAGATCCGTTCTTACGTCTTCCACCCGTATTCAATGGTGAAAGATCACCGGACGAATATTGAAAATGGAAATACACAAGCTGTCATGGATGGAGACCTTGATAAGTTCATCAATGCGTACCTTCGTTCTCAAATGGATAAATGA
- a CDS encoding flagellar hook-associated protein 2, with the protein MSDMRIGGLASGMDTDQIIKDLMKAERMPLDKMEQKREWLTYQRDSYRDVNKLLSELDEMAFDMRLERTYSQKTTSSSSDAVSATGTATADNGSYKVEVLALAERAYNYSESRITNGSFDPDDALQNQKDNFINGLTLDEAFSITTYNAEGEETTVSFDVSGDKSLNDLLKEISDSDLGVRAFYDKGADKVMMERTVTGNFNKDENKFLGAEIGFNGSTAPFLADTLNIKNGSNDGTGWVLNEKGGTDARFKYNNSFEMTSHTNDYSLNGMNFTFHEVGTSTISVSNNVDDSFDKVKEFVDKYNSIIEDLNGKLQEKRYRDFQPLTAEQKKAMEENEIELWEEKSKSGMLRGDSVISSALSKMRQNWYTPVETGGAFTQLADIGIKTSSNYLDRGKLEITEADLRKALQEDPSSVRQLFAGTEEKPGIARRLEATMTEAVKSIESKAGKPTSLDNNFLLGRQIKDINEEMTDFEDRLTSIEDRYWRQFGAMESAIQKMNSQSAYIMQNFFN; encoded by the coding sequence ATGAGTGATATGCGAATTGGCGGTCTTGCATCCGGAATGGATACAGATCAGATTATAAAAGACTTGATGAAAGCGGAACGTATGCCGCTAGACAAAATGGAGCAGAAACGGGAGTGGCTCACTTACCAGAGAGACTCCTATCGTGATGTGAACAAGCTGCTTTCGGAATTGGATGAAATGGCGTTCGATATGCGGTTGGAACGCACCTATTCCCAAAAAACGACAAGCTCATCGAGCGATGCTGTGTCTGCAACAGGGACCGCGACGGCAGATAACGGCAGTTATAAAGTAGAAGTGCTGGCACTTGCTGAACGGGCTTACAACTACAGCGAGAGCCGCATAACTAATGGAAGCTTCGATCCTGATGATGCACTTCAAAATCAAAAAGACAATTTTATAAACGGACTGACACTGGATGAAGCCTTCTCGATTACGACCTACAATGCGGAGGGAGAAGAAACGACAGTGTCCTTCGATGTATCCGGGGATAAGTCGTTGAATGACTTGTTAAAGGAAATCAGTGACTCGGATCTTGGTGTCCGGGCTTTTTATGATAAAGGTGCAGACAAGGTAATGATGGAGCGTACCGTAACAGGAAACTTTAATAAAGACGAAAACAAATTTCTTGGTGCGGAAATCGGCTTTAATGGAAGTACGGCTCCTTTTCTAGCCGATACACTAAATATTAAGAACGGGTCAAATGATGGGACTGGATGGGTTTTAAATGAGAAAGGCGGGACAGATGCCCGTTTCAAATACAATAATTCCTTTGAAATGACGTCACACACAAACGATTATAGTTTAAACGGCATGAATTTCACCTTCCACGAAGTCGGGACGTCTACGATCAGTGTTTCCAATAACGTCGATGACTCCTTTGATAAAGTGAAAGAGTTTGTTGATAAATATAATTCCATCATCGAAGACTTGAATGGAAAGCTTCAGGAGAAGCGTTACCGCGACTTTCAACCGTTGACAGCAGAACAAAAAAAAGCAATGGAAGAGAACGAAATTGAATTATGGGAAGAAAAATCGAAGAGCGGGATGCTTAGAGGCGATTCCGTCATCAGTAGTGCTCTGAGTAAAATGCGCCAGAATTGGTACACTCCCGTGGAGACAGGTGGTGCGTTTACCCAGCTGGCCGACATCGGCATTAAGACCTCCTCCAACTATCTGGATCGTGGGAAACTGGAAATTACCGAGGCGGACCTTCGTAAAGCACTCCAGGAGGATCCATCCTCCGTTCGCCAGCTTTTTGCAGGAACGGAAGAGAAGCCTGGTATTGCGCGCAGGTTGGAGGCGACGATGACGGAAGCGGTCAAGTCGATTGAGAGCAAAGCCGGAAAACCGACGAGCCTGGACAATAATTTCCTGCTGGGGAGACAGATCAAGGATATCAATGAGGAAATGACAGATTTCGAGGACCGTCTGACATCCATAGAGGATAGGTACTGGCGGCAATTTGGCGCAATGGAGAGTGCCATTCAGAAGATGAATTCCCAATCCGCATATATTATGCAGAACTTTTTTAATTAA
- a CDS encoding DUF6470 family protein, with amino-acid sequence MTKRPEQTIRQPRAEQSIEQPKADVTIRQKKGKLTIDQTNAWHNIDLKSSPVRTRELAGMAREDLLSGIARVAGEGDELMRIENGGSPIADQAQRNSGYDFTFTPGGRPVYELVALSYEPGKAEISVTPRKPIIETVPHKPEHIYRKGAVQVEMAHYPELKIDWKV; translated from the coding sequence TTGACAAAGAGACCGGAACAAACAATCCGTCAACCAAGGGCCGAGCAGTCGATAGAACAACCTAAAGCTGATGTAACCATACGCCAGAAAAAAGGGAAGCTTACGATTGACCAAACGAATGCATGGCATAACATCGATTTAAAAAGTTCCCCTGTACGTACAAGAGAGCTCGCAGGAATGGCAAGGGAAGACCTGCTGTCAGGGATCGCAAGGGTGGCCGGCGAAGGAGACGAGCTGATGAGGATTGAAAACGGCGGCAGTCCAATTGCCGATCAAGCTCAGCGTAACAGCGGCTATGACTTCACTTTCACCCCTGGCGGCCGTCCTGTCTACGAACTCGTTGCTCTTTCTTATGAGCCTGGGAAAGCGGAAATTTCCGTGACACCAAGGAAACCAATAATTGAAACCGTGCCCCATAAACCAGAACACATCTATAGAAAGGGGGCTGTCCAAGTGGAGATGGCCCACTATCCAGAATTGAAGATTGATTGGAAGGTGTAA
- the csrA gene encoding carbon storage regulator CsrA gives MLVLNRKEGESLRIGDDIIVTITAVEGGQVKLGIEAPKDIAIHREEIYISIKDENKAAASAPDHMLDLLKSFHTD, from the coding sequence ATGCTCGTTCTTAACAGGAAGGAAGGGGAGTCGCTTCGAATTGGCGACGATATTATTGTCACGATTACAGCCGTCGAAGGTGGTCAGGTGAAACTTGGTATCGAAGCCCCGAAAGATATCGCCATCCACCGCGAAGAAATTTATATCTCTATTAAGGATGAAAACAAGGCAGCAGCCTCTGCTCCCGATCATATGCTCGATTTGTTAAAAAGCTTCCATACGGATTAA
- a CDS encoding flagellar protein FlgN — protein MTVNAIVEEMGRLQQLHESLLALSTQKTSALKSNDTKAIQQLLTKERKHIQAIEKIEKERRTAVDSWLHKTGMNMDNPTVSAICECLEGQDKQMLEGAYESLLHVLADLKSQEELNAELTKQSLQFVSLSLDLLQPSIQSMNYAQNENPGDSGAPKRSLFDSKA, from the coding sequence ATGACAGTAAATGCGATCGTTGAAGAAATGGGACGCCTGCAACAGCTGCATGAGAGTCTTCTCGCGTTGTCGACGCAAAAGACAAGTGCTTTAAAATCTAATGATACAAAGGCAATTCAGCAGCTGTTGACTAAAGAGCGTAAACACATTCAGGCGATAGAGAAAATAGAGAAAGAACGCAGGACAGCCGTCGACAGCTGGCTTCACAAAACAGGAATGAATATGGATAACCCTACGGTTTCCGCCATTTGTGAATGTCTTGAAGGGCAGGATAAGCAGATGCTGGAAGGAGCATATGAGTCGCTTCTTCATGTTCTTGCAGACTTGAAGAGTCAGGAAGAGTTGAATGCGGAACTTACAAAGCAGTCCTTGCAGTTCGTTTCCCTATCCCTGGATCTTCTGCAGCCATCCATTCAGTCGATGAACTATGCTCAAAACGAAAACCCAGGTGATAGTGGTGCGCCGAAGCGCTCGCTGTTTGATTCCAAAGCTTAA
- the secA gene encoding preprotein translocase subunit SecA: MLGTLKKIFGDGNNRQLKKLEKVADDIEAMESQIEKLSDEELTNKTAEFKERYEKGEKLDDMLVEAFSVVREASKRVLEMRPFKVQLLGALALHEGNIAEMKTGEGKTLASTMPAYLNAITGKGVHIITVNDYLASRDAKEMGELFQFLGLTVGLNLNGMSKEEKRDAYLADITYGTNNEFGFDYLRDNMVLYKEQMVQRPLHYAIIDEVDSILIDEARTPLIISGSASKSADLYQSANSFVRLLEKEEDFTYDEKTKNAQLTEEGINKAERFFKIENLFDLSNVSLIHHINQALKAHSSMHRDTDYVIEDGEVVIVDQFTGRLMKGRRYSDGLHQAIEAKEGLEIQNESQTLASITFQNLFRMYEKLSGMTGTAKTEEEEFLNIYNMRVIVIPTNRDIARDDKPDLVYKTMDGKFKAVVEDIKQRYDLGQPVLVGTVAVETSEIISRYLNKAGVPHNVLNAKNHFREAEIIENAGQKGAVTIATNMAGRGTDIKLGEGVRELGGLAVIGTERHESRRIDNQLRGRSGRQGDPGMSQFYLATDDELMRRFASDNIRSMMDRLGMDDSQPIESKMISRAVESAQKRVEGNNFDARKTVLSYDDVLRQQREVIYKQRYEVLTSENLREIIEQMIERVVSQTVDVHTADDEDENWNLEAVAEYLRANLLQEGDVTADDLKGKDPEEMKELILDKVKLRYDEKEEELSSEQMREFEKVILLRSVDQKWMDHIDQMDQLRQGIHLRAYGQNDPLREYNFEGFRMFEQMIANIDEEAARYIMKAQIRNNLQRQEVAQGAKAVSGGGESKEAKKKTPFVKKDTVGRNDPCPCGSGKKYKNCHGQ, encoded by the coding sequence ATGCTTGGAACGTTAAAAAAAATATTTGGCGATGGAAATAACCGCCAACTCAAAAAGTTAGAAAAGGTTGCCGACGATATTGAGGCAATGGAATCACAAATAGAGAAATTATCCGATGAAGAACTGACAAATAAGACAGCTGAATTTAAAGAGCGTTATGAGAAAGGCGAGAAGCTGGATGATATGCTTGTCGAGGCATTCTCGGTCGTCCGGGAAGCTTCTAAGCGTGTTCTTGAGATGCGTCCCTTCAAAGTCCAGCTTTTAGGCGCGCTCGCTCTGCATGAGGGTAATATTGCAGAGATGAAGACAGGGGAAGGTAAAACTCTTGCTTCCACAATGCCTGCCTACTTGAACGCAATTACAGGAAAAGGTGTACACATCATCACGGTCAACGATTACTTGGCCAGCCGTGACGCGAAGGAAATGGGTGAGCTGTTCCAATTCCTCGGATTGACTGTCGGTCTTAACCTGAACGGGATGTCCAAGGAAGAGAAACGTGATGCTTATCTGGCTGATATCACGTACGGAACGAATAACGAATTCGGGTTTGATTACCTGCGTGACAATATGGTGCTTTATAAGGAACAGATGGTCCAACGTCCGTTACACTATGCCATTATTGACGAGGTCGACTCTATTCTAATTGACGAAGCACGTACGCCGTTGATCATTTCCGGCTCCGCTTCAAAGTCTGCAGACTTGTATCAGTCTGCAAACTCGTTCGTCCGTCTTCTTGAGAAAGAAGAGGACTTTACGTATGATGAGAAAACGAAAAATGCCCAGCTTACAGAAGAAGGTATTAATAAAGCAGAACGGTTCTTTAAAATTGAGAACTTGTTCGATTTGTCCAACGTCTCTTTGATTCATCATATCAATCAGGCGCTGAAGGCCCATTCTTCTATGCACCGTGATACGGACTATGTCATTGAAGACGGAGAAGTAGTCATTGTGGACCAGTTCACAGGCCGTCTGATGAAGGGACGCCGGTACAGTGATGGTCTTCACCAGGCTATCGAAGCAAAAGAAGGCTTGGAAATTCAAAATGAAAGCCAGACGCTTGCCTCCATCACATTCCAGAACCTTTTCCGTATGTACGAGAAGCTTTCCGGGATGACCGGTACAGCAAAAACAGAAGAAGAGGAATTTCTGAACATTTATAATATGCGTGTTATTGTCATTCCGACGAACCGCGACATTGCGCGTGATGATAAGCCGGACCTCGTTTATAAAACGATGGATGGAAAATTCAAAGCGGTAGTGGAAGATATCAAACAGCGCTATGATCTTGGGCAGCCTGTCCTTGTCGGTACCGTTGCTGTCGAGACGTCTGAAATTATCTCCCGCTACTTGAATAAAGCCGGCGTTCCGCACAACGTCCTCAATGCGAAGAACCACTTCAGAGAAGCGGAAATCATTGAGAATGCAGGTCAAAAAGGTGCGGTGACAATCGCAACTAACATGGCCGGTCGTGGAACGGACATCAAGTTAGGCGAAGGCGTCAGAGAGCTTGGCGGACTGGCTGTCATCGGTACAGAGCGTCATGAATCACGTCGGATCGATAACCAGCTCCGTGGTCGTTCCGGTCGTCAAGGGGACCCTGGTATGTCCCAGTTCTATCTGGCGACGGATGACGAATTGATGCGGCGCTTCGCCTCAGACAATATTCGCAGTATGATGGATCGTCTCGGTATGGATGATTCTCAACCGATCGAAAGTAAAATGATCTCCCGCGCTGTTGAATCTGCCCAGAAACGGGTGGAAGGAAACAACTTTGATGCTCGTAAAACCGTTCTTTCCTATGATGATGTGCTTCGCCAGCAGCGTGAAGTTATCTATAAACAACGATATGAAGTGCTGACTTCTGAGAACCTGCGTGAAATCATAGAACAGATGATAGAACGTGTCGTGTCTCAAACAGTCGATGTTCATACGGCAGATGACGAGGACGAAAATTGGAACCTGGAAGCAGTTGCAGAGTATTTGAGAGCTAACCTTCTTCAGGAAGGGGACGTTACTGCTGATGACCTGAAAGGTAAAGATCCGGAAGAAATGAAGGAACTGATCCTCGATAAAGTCAAGCTGCGCTATGACGAGAAGGAAGAAGAGCTTTCATCCGAACAAATGCGGGAATTTGAGAAAGTTATCCTGCTTCGTTCCGTCGACCAGAAGTGGATGGATCACATTGATCAGATGGACCAGCTTCGTCAAGGAATTCATCTGCGTGCTTATGGGCAGAATGACCCACTTCGTGAATATAACTTTGAAGGCTTCCGTATGTTTGAACAGATGATTGCAAACATTGATGAAGAAGCGGCCCGTTATATTATGAAAGCGCAGATTCGCAACAACCTTCAACGACAGGAAGTTGCGCAGGGGGCGAAAGCCGTCTCCGGCGGCGGGGAAAGCAAGGAAGCGAAGAAGAAGACCCCTTTCGTGAAGAAAGATACAGTCGGTCGAAATGACCCTTGTCCTTGCGGAAGCGGTAAGAAATACAAGAATTGCCACGGTCAATAA
- the flaG gene encoding flagellar protein FlaG encodes MDITKHQSLLQSSMPLSPTTTAQKQGSVAQEGLQKAVYFSDRNEKEKVKQMVESVNEFLKPVRTSLQFQFHDKLGEYYVTVVDNETREVVKEVPPKKLLDMYAAIAEKLGFLVDHKI; translated from the coding sequence GTGGATATAACTAAGCATCAATCACTTCTGCAGAGCAGTATGCCCCTTAGTCCTACAACAACCGCTCAGAAGCAAGGTTCAGTCGCGCAGGAAGGTTTACAAAAAGCGGTCTATTTTTCCGATCGGAATGAGAAAGAGAAAGTGAAACAAATGGTGGAAAGTGTAAATGAGTTTCTGAAACCGGTAAGAACTTCGCTTCAGTTCCAATTTCATGACAAGCTTGGCGAGTACTATGTAACCGTCGTTGATAATGAAACGAGAGAGGTCGTTAAGGAAGTGCCTCCGAAGAAGCTTCTTGATATGTACGCGGCGATTGCAGAGAAGCTGGGGTTCCTTGTCGATCATAAAATATAA
- the flgL gene encoding flagellar hook-associated protein FlgL, with product MRVTQSMLSNNMMRNLSDSYRNMGIYQDQLATGKKISRPSQDPVVAMKGMNYRSQVEEVEQFQRNIGEVHNWMDNTDSSLDKATQAMQRIRELTVQASNDTYEEGQRTAVAKEIRQLKEHLGTIANTKVNDKYIFNGANTLEAPFDISDLENSGPPSSDPVLIEVSAGVKIQTNVTGGNVFNQDLFQDLENFASALEGNGTEEELGSFLDTFDGHINDIVNERADLGARMNRVELIEDRLETQKISATKMMSDNEDADIEKVITNLKTQESIHRAAMGVGARIIQPTLMDFLR from the coding sequence ATGCGTGTTACGCAATCCATGCTGTCGAACAATATGATGCGCAACTTGAGCGACAGCTACCGCAATATGGGAATATACCAGGATCAGCTTGCAACTGGGAAGAAAATAAGCAGGCCGTCTCAGGATCCTGTTGTTGCAATGAAAGGAATGAATTACCGCTCTCAAGTAGAGGAAGTAGAGCAGTTCCAACGGAATATCGGCGAGGTGCACAACTGGATGGACAATACGGACTCCTCTCTTGATAAGGCGACGCAGGCAATGCAGAGAATACGAGAGCTGACGGTACAGGCGAGTAACGATACATATGAAGAAGGACAACGCACCGCTGTCGCTAAAGAAATACGTCAGTTGAAAGAACACCTCGGTACGATAGCTAATACGAAGGTGAACGACAAATATATTTTCAACGGGGCAAATACGCTGGAAGCGCCTTTTGATATCAGTGATTTGGAAAATTCCGGTCCGCCGAGTTCAGATCCGGTCCTCATCGAAGTATCTGCTGGAGTAAAAATCCAAACGAACGTCACAGGAGGAAATGTCTTCAATCAGGATTTGTTTCAGGACTTGGAGAACTTTGCATCAGCCCTTGAAGGAAACGGTACCGAAGAGGAGCTTGGCAGCTTTCTTGATACCTTTGACGGACATATCAACGATATCGTAAACGAACGCGCAGACCTTGGAGCTCGGATGAACCGTGTTGAGCTGATTGAAGACCGTCTGGAGACGCAGAAAATCAGTGCGACGAAAATGATGTCCGATAACGAAGATGCCGATATAGAGAAAGTAATTACGAATTTAAAGACACAGGAGAGCATCCACCGGGCTGCAATGGGCGTCGGTGCGAGGATCATCCAGCCAACACTGATGGACTTCCTGCGCTGA
- the fliS gene encoding flagellar export chaperone FliS, which yields MSIQAYQNNSVSTASPGELTLMLYNGCIKFIKAGKKAMESNEIEAKNTNIQKAQKIIQELMVTIDDQYEVSKQILPLYDYMNRRLIEANTKNDTGVLDEVQGMVEEFRDTWKQVLLADRKLQHGSGGNA from the coding sequence ATGTCTATTCAAGCGTATCAAAACAACTCTGTTTCCACAGCTTCTCCCGGGGAACTGACGCTCATGCTTTATAATGGCTGTATTAAGTTTATTAAAGCCGGGAAAAAAGCGATGGAAAGCAACGAGATCGAAGCAAAAAATACAAACATTCAAAAAGCCCAGAAGATTATCCAGGAGCTGATGGTCACCATCGACGATCAGTATGAGGTATCGAAACAGATTCTTCCGCTCTATGATTATATGAACCGTCGCTTGATCGAAGCGAATACGAAAAATGATACCGGCGTTCTTGATGAAGTTCAAGGAATGGTGGAGGAGTTTCGTGATACTTGGAAGCAGGTGCTGCTTGCTGACAGGAAACTTCAGCATGGTTCCGGCGGGAATGCTTGA
- the hpf gene encoding ribosome hibernation-promoting factor, HPF/YfiA family — translation MLQYNIRGENLEVTDSIKDYVEKKVGKLERYFDTPPTSEVHVNLSVYNDEQTIEVTIPMKNLLLRAEEHNTDLYAAIDLVVDKLERQIRKHKTKVNRRFRQEGAPKYVFAELERESQQGQIQDENELDVQIVKTKRFDLKPMDSEEAALQMDMLGHNFFVFTNASTDETNIVYKRRDGRYGLIET, via the coding sequence ATGCTACAATACAACATTCGTGGTGAAAACTTGGAAGTGACGGATTCTATCAAGGATTATGTGGAGAAAAAGGTGGGCAAGCTTGAACGCTACTTTGACACTCCCCCGACTTCCGAGGTACACGTAAACTTAAGTGTCTATAATGATGAGCAGACAATCGAGGTAACGATCCCGATGAAGAATTTACTTCTTCGTGCCGAGGAACATAACACAGATCTATATGCTGCCATCGACCTTGTGGTAGATAAATTGGAACGACAGATTCGAAAGCATAAAACGAAAGTGAATCGCCGTTTCCGCCAAGAGGGTGCTCCGAAATACGTCTTTGCTGAACTTGAACGCGAGTCTCAGCAGGGCCAGATCCAAGATGAGAATGAACTCGATGTACAAATCGTAAAAACGAAACGTTTTGACTTGAAACCGATGGACAGCGAAGAAGCGGCTCTTCAAATGGATATGCTGGGTCATAACTTCTTTGTCTTCACAAATGCAAGCACCGACGAAACAAATATTGTCTACAAACGTCGGGATGGCCGTTATGGCTTGATCGAAACTTAA
- the flgK gene encoding flagellar hook-associated protein FlgK → MVSTFHGLEVAKRGLYAQQSALYTTSHNIANANTEGYTRQRVNFEQTGPFPPASRNRPQIPGQVGSGVQAGSIERVRTGFLDHQFRGENSKSGYYDSRSEALGRLETVMNEPSEDGLSATMDRFWKSLQDLSTNPENSGARSVVKQRGEAVADTFNYLAGTLQTIQKDIKQETRVTETEINSIANQINNINRQISEVEPHGLVPNDLYDERDRLIDQLSKHVNVQVSYENTADSASPLAMGNVTISLVDKDGQDLTPAAKLVDGAVNEVNTVQVSYENGGPAANGIQIGEETYSIESFGSQGKLKALIESGGYIEAGEQKGTYAEMLSNLDRMATGFADAFNTIHKEGQSLNSIKNGDAVPDFFAIDMTEVNEDGVVEGIAGRLSLTDEIQTDPDHIAAAGALQTGNGENALRLSEVQNEANALFGEETSLNSFYQSMIGTMGVEAQEASRMSRNAGTLKSAVDEQRQSVSSVSLDEEMSNMIKFQHAYNAAARNITVIDEMLDTIINRMGV, encoded by the coding sequence ATGGTATCAACTTTCCACGGACTGGAAGTGGCAAAGCGGGGACTCTACGCCCAGCAGTCCGCTTTATACACGACAAGCCACAACATTGCTAATGCGAATACAGAAGGATATACGAGGCAGCGCGTAAATTTTGAGCAGACTGGTCCTTTCCCTCCTGCTTCAAGGAACCGACCGCAAATACCCGGTCAGGTGGGAAGCGGAGTGCAGGCAGGCTCCATCGAACGTGTACGTACGGGATTCCTCGATCACCAATTTCGTGGGGAAAACAGTAAATCCGGCTATTATGACTCCCGCTCGGAAGCGTTGGGCAGATTGGAGACGGTCATGAATGAACCTTCTGAGGATGGCTTGTCTGCAACGATGGACCGCTTTTGGAAATCTCTCCAGGATTTATCCACGAATCCGGAGAATTCCGGAGCAAGGTCCGTCGTAAAACAACGGGGCGAAGCAGTAGCGGATACGTTTAATTACCTGGCGGGCACCCTTCAGACGATTCAGAAGGATATCAAACAGGAAACACGTGTGACAGAGACAGAGATCAATTCGATTGCCAATCAAATCAACAACATCAATCGGCAGATTTCAGAAGTCGAGCCGCACGGCCTTGTTCCTAATGATTTATATGACGAACGGGATCGCCTCATTGATCAGCTTTCCAAACATGTGAACGTTCAGGTAAGCTACGAAAACACGGCGGATTCGGCAAGTCCTCTGGCTATGGGGAATGTAACAATTTCGTTAGTTGACAAGGACGGTCAGGATTTGACTCCAGCAGCGAAACTTGTTGATGGAGCTGTTAATGAAGTGAATACTGTCCAAGTTTCTTACGAGAACGGAGGACCGGCAGCCAATGGTATACAAATAGGAGAAGAGACGTATTCCATTGAAAGTTTTGGATCTCAGGGGAAACTGAAAGCATTGATCGAATCAGGCGGGTATATCGAGGCTGGAGAACAGAAAGGAACGTATGCAGAGATGCTTTCCAATCTTGATCGGATGGCGACTGGTTTTGCTGACGCTTTCAATACGATTCATAAAGAAGGACAGTCTCTGAACAGTATAAAAAACGGGGATGCTGTTCCTGATTTCTTCGCTATTGATATGACCGAAGTAAATGAAGATGGTGTAGTAGAAGGAATTGCGGGCAGGCTGTCTCTCACGGATGAGATTCAGACAGATCCGGATCATATCGCAGCAGCAGGAGCCTTGCAGACAGGGAACGGAGAAAATGCTCTGAGACTCTCTGAAGTGCAGAACGAAGCTAATGCTCTTTTTGGAGAAGAGACGTCATTAAACAGCTTCTACCAATCGATGATAGGAACGATGGGCGTAGAAGCACAGGAAGCATCACGCATGTCCAGAAATGCCGGCACGTTGAAATCAGCCGTGGATGAGCAGCGGCAGTCAGTCAGCTCGGTTTCTCTCGATGAAGAGATGTCTAACATGATTAAATTTCAGCATGCCTATAACGCAGCAGCCAGAAATATCACTGTCATAGATGAGATGCTCGATACAATCATCAACCGGATGGGTGTGTAG
- the fliW gene encoding flagellar assembly protein FliW: MYIQTKYFSELEVTDSDLLVFAHGLPGFEDYHQFVLLPIDDTGTYFVLQSVEEADVALIVTNPYLFYKNYSFDFDEKSMGIKGLEEVAVYSVVTLEDPFEKSTLNLQAPIVINVRTKEGKQIILNDSVYRTKHELLQEIKGGGNHARS, encoded by the coding sequence ATGTATATACAGACAAAATATTTTTCTGAGTTGGAAGTAACGGACAGCGATCTTTTAGTATTCGCCCATGGTTTGCCCGGGTTTGAAGACTATCATCAATTTGTTTTACTTCCAATCGATGACACTGGAACCTACTTCGTATTACAGTCCGTCGAAGAAGCGGATGTAGCTTTGATCGTAACGAATCCGTACCTTTTCTATAAAAATTATTCTTTCGATTTTGATGAGAAATCTATGGGGATTAAAGGACTGGAAGAAGTAGCGGTGTACAGTGTCGTCACGTTAGAAGATCCGTTTGAGAAATCTACGTTAAACCTTCAGGCACCGATCGTTATCAATGTCAGGACAAAAGAGGGAAAACAAATCATTTTGAATGATTCCGTCTACCGGACGAAACATGAACTTCTTCAGGAAATAAAAGGTGGTGGCAATCATGCTCGTTCTTAA